Genomic window ([Empedobacter] haloabium):
CCGCAGCGCGGCATCGGCCTGCGCAACATGATGGAGCGGATGGAGTCGATCGGCGGCCGCTTCGAACTGACTTCGGGGGCGGATGGCACCGTCGTGCGCGCCCGCGTGGAGAACGGCAAATGACGCTGCAAAAGATGATCCGGATTCTGTTGGTGGACGACCATCCGCTGGTGCGCGACGGCCTGCGCGCACGCCTCGAGGCCGTGCCGGCGTTCGACGTGGTGGGCGAGGCCGGCAGCGCGGCCGAGGCGCTGGAGGTGGCGCGCCTGCGGGCGCCGGATCTGGTCCTGATGGACATCAATATGCGCGGCAAGAACGGCATCGAGGCGACGGCCGAGTTTCGCGCCCAGTTCCCCGCGATCGCGGTGCTGATCCTGTCGATGCACGACAAGCAGGACTACGTGGCGCAAGCCATCGCCGCCGGCGCGCGCGGCTACGTGCTGAAGGACGCGCCGGGCAAGGACATCGTCGTCGCCATCGAGACCGTGATGTCGGGCGGGATCTACTACAGCGCCGCGCTGGCGGCCCAACTTGCGCGCCCGGCCAACGGGCCCCAGGAAGAAGCGCTGACGGCACGCGAGCAGGAAGTGCTGCGCCATATCGCGGCCGGGGAATCGAACAAGCAGATCGCCCGCGCGCTCGACCTGTCGGTGCGCACCGTCGAGACGCATCGCCTGAATATCAAGCGCAAGCTGGGCATCGAAGGCCAGGCGGAACTGATCCGTTACGCCGTCCAGCACGCACCGGAGATGTAAAAGAAGCAAACTGGCTGGCATGTCAACGGTCGGGCGTAAACCGTTGTAGCGGGTGGACAAATGTTGGCTTGTGGAATTGGTTCTCTACCGTGCGTACATGTACTCAAGGCAATTTCTGCTATATTCCACCACGGCTACTTTTGCCTGATTGAAAATTTTTGACCGTTTTCCTGACCAAGATCGCTATGTCCGCTGACCAAAGTTCGTTCCCGCTGGCCGGGCTGGAAGCCGTGGCGAACGCCCAGCACCAGTGGGTGGCGCTGGCGCTGACCCCGGCGCCGGGGCCGGACGCATGGCAGGCCGTGCTGCGACTGCTGGGCTATCCGGACGTGGGCGCCGCGCTGGCGCCGCTGGACTGCATCGTCACGCTCGATGAGCCGCTGCGCCTGCTGGACGAGCATATGGGGGCGCTGCCACCGAGTCGCGTCGTGCTGCGCCTTCCGGCCGCGGTGCTGGCCGAGGCGCCCGTGCGCAAGCGCTGCACGGAGCTGGTCGAGCAGGGCTATCGCATCGTCGTGGATGGCGAACCGGGCGTGCATGGCAGCCAGGTCGGCGTGCGCGGTGTCACGGCCGATTGCGCCATCGGCTTGCCGTCCGCGCTGGCCCTGATGAGTCTCCCGGGGCCGCACTGGGCGCGCAACGTGCCCGGCGCGGCGCGTCTGGCCGTGTGCCGCGCGGCCGGCATGACGTGGTTCAGCGGCCCGTACGAGCGCGAGCCGATGCCGGAAAAAGGCGACGGCACGGCGCGCAAGCGGCTGCTGGCGCTACTGGGCCTGCTGGCGCGCGACGCCGATTCGCGCGAACTGGAGACGGTGCTGAAGCAGGACCCGGCGCTGTCGTATCACCTGCTCAAGCTCGTCAACTCGGCCGCGTTCGCGCTGTCGGCGCCGATCCATAACTTCGGCCAGGCCATCAATATGCTGGGCCGGCGCCAGCTGCAGCGCTGGCTGCAATTGCTGCTGTACGCGCGCCAGCAGGACGACAGCACGGCCAACCTGCTGCTGCCGCTGGCGGCGTTGCGCGCCGCGCAGATGGAGGCGTTGTGCAAGCAGCAGGGCGGCGACCGGGACCGGCAGGACATGGCCTTCGTGGTCGGCGTGTTCGCGCTGCTGGACGTGCTGCTGTCGATGCCGATGCCGGAGATCGTCGGCGCGTTGAATCTCGATGCCGACGTCGCAAGCGCCCTGATCGAACGCAGCGGCCCGCTGGGCGAGCTGCTGGCGCTGGTCGAGCAGCCGGTTCCCGAGGCCGAGCGCCTGGCGGCGCTGGGCCTGACGGCCGAGGGCTTCTGGCTAAGCCAGTTGCAGGGCTATCACTGGGCCATCCAGGTCAGCAGGAACCTGTAGATGCCGCATCCCGTCACCGAATTCCTGGGCAGCAGTGCCGCCGTATGCGACGCGGTGCTGCGCCTGCGCGGACCGGCGCTGACGGCGGAACTGGGGCGCATCGCCGCCGCCGTCACGCACAGCCCGTGGGGGCGCTACGTGCCGGAAGGCGTCACCCCGGGCAGCGCCGCGCCGCGCGGCGCGCTGGTGCAGGAGGTGGCGTACGAGCAGCACCGTTTCGGCCGTTTCGAGGTGGCGGGGCGCGACGATTACGGCGCGGTGGAGCGCGAGCACCTGGCCAGCCTGGCCGGCCTGGCCGGCAGCGTGCTGCAGGTACACGAGCGCGCCCAGCGCACCACGCATGCCTATGTGCAGGTGGAAGCGCAGCTGCAGCACCAGGCGCAGATCCTGGATCACCTGCACGAATCGGTCATCACGATGGACCAGAGCGGCTTCATCACCAGCTGGAACAAGGGCGCCGAGCGCCTGTTCGGCTACACCTCGGTGGAAGCGGTGGGCCGCAACATCCTGTTCCTGTACGACGACGAGGACCCCAGCTTCCACGACCCGTTCCTGGAGCAGGGCGGGCGGCTGATGGAAGTGCGGCGCAAGAAGAAATCGGGCGAGGTGTTCTGGGCCAGCCTGTCGCTGTCGCCGCTGTGCGACGTCGACAACCGCTCGATGGGGCTGATCGCCTACCTGACCGACATCACGGAGCGCAAGGAAGCGGAAGAGCGCATCCATCACCTGGCTTACTACGACGCGCTGACGCACCTGCCCAACCGCACCCTGCTGACGAAGCTGGTCGACCAGGCCATCGCGGTGGCGCAGCGCGGCGGCATGCAGGGCTGCGTGCTGTTCGTCGACCTGAACCGCTTCAAGTTGATCAACGACGCGCTGGGGCGCCAGGCCGGCGACCAGTTGCTGCTGGAAGTGGCGCAGCGCTTCCGCCAGGCGCTGCGCGAGCAGGACGTGGTGGCGCGCCTGGGCGGCGACGAATTCGCCGTCGGCCTGTTCGAGATCGGCCAGGACCTGGAAGCCTCGCTGGTGGCGCAGAAGCTGATGGCCGCGCTGGCCGAACCGTTCATTATCGACGGCCACGACCTGCGCGTGGGCGCCTCGATCGGCATCAGCGTCTACCCGCAGGACGGCACGGACGCGGAAACGCTGCTGCGCCAGGCGGACATCGCGATGTACCGCGCCAAGCAGGGCATGGAAGCGGACGGCGTGGCCTTCTACAGCCAGGACATGAACCAGGGCATGCACGAACGCATGCGCATCGAATCGGGCCTGCGCCAGGCGCTGGGCAACGGCCAGCTGCTGCTGCATTACCAGCCGAAGTTCTCGATCCAGGACGGCACCATCATCGGCGCCGAAGCGCTGGTGCGCTGGCAGCACCCGGAGCGCGGCATGGTACCGCCGGCCGAATTCATTCCGTTGGCCGAGGCCACGGGGCTGGTGGTGCAGGTGGGCGAGTGGGTGCTGGAGCAGGCCTGCGCCCAGGCGCAAGCCTGGAAGCGCGCCGGCCTGCGGCCTATTCGCCTCGCCGTCAACGTGTCGGCACGCGAGTTCACGCAGGCGTTGCCCGGGCGCGTACAGGAAACGCTGCGCCGCTACGGGCTGGAGCCATCGTGGCTGGAGCTGGAGATCACCGAGAGCACGCTGATGCACAACATCGACCGGGTGATCGGCATCATGGACCGCATCACGGCCTTGGGCGTGGCCCTGTCGCTGGACGATTTCGGCACGGGTTATTCGAGCCTGTCGTACCTGAAGCGCTTCCCGATCGACACCTTGAAGATCGACCGCTCGTTCACGACGGGCATCCCGGCGGACGCGAACGACTGCGCGATCGCCAGCACGATCATCAGCATCGCCCAGCAGCTGAAGCACCGGGTGATCGCCGAAGGCGTCGAGACGGTGGAGCAGCTGGCATTCCTGAAGAGTGCCGGGTGCAACGAGGTGCAGGGGTATTTGTATTCGCGGCCGTTGCCGGCGGCGGAGTTCGAGCGGGCGGTGCGGGAGAAGTGGATGGCGGGGGTGAAGGCGGCGTGACCATAAGGCTGCCTTGCTACCGACGTCTCCAGGCTTAGGGTCTGTCCCCGCATGGGGACTGACCCTGGTTTTCCAAGTTATCGTCAGCGTCCCGTGCCCTCATGCATCTGGCGGCCCAGCAAGGATTCTGTATAATGCGGGCACCTTGGTGCACAAGTGCACCAGAGAAGGAAGCGTGGCCGAGTGGTTGAAGGCAGCAGTCTTGAAAACTGCCGACGGTGTGAGCCGTTCGTGAGTTCGAATCTCACCGCTTCCGCCAGGAAATAAAAAGAGACCGCCGAGGCGGTCTTTTTTTATTTCCTGGCGGAAGCGAGGAGAGCGCCTGCGCGCTCTCCGTGTGAGATTCGAAGGGCTGCGCCTGCAGGCGCAGCCCTCTCCGAATCGCCCATCTGCTGTTGGGTTGGCATTTTTCCGCAGAGCGGAAAAATGCCAACCCAACAGCGCCGCGCGCCGAGGGCGCGCGTTCGTCTTCCGGCGGTGTATCAGCCTGAATGTCGCGAAACCTATCCGAGCGATCGAAGAGTTCAGACGCAACGAAGAACGGCGATATCAACGACGAATCCCGAAAATGACGCATGACAGCTGTTTGACGTGTTTACCGCAACCAGCATTACCGACAGATCAATCAGGTCGCGATAACATAGCTGCCCGTTACGCCGAAAGTCCGATTGCCAGACCTGACCCGGAGCCGCTGACCCCGAGCCGGACCCGCCGAAAGTCCGATTGCCAGACCTGACCCCGAGCCGGTTACGCCGAAAGTCCGATTGCCAGACCTGACCCCGAGCCGCGAGACCTGCCCCCGAGCCGCGGGACCCCGAGCCGCGCATTCCGGTGCCGAAGGGCACCGATCGCGGCCGACTAGGACCGTAATCGCTGGCCCGCCGCAGTGCGGCGTCCGCGGCCGGCGCCAGTGCGTTCGATGCTGCCAGGGCGGCGCCGTCGATCGCTTATTACCGCCCGGTTGGAATGACCTGATCAGGTCAAACCTGTGCCGGGCGTGTTCACTCAACGGACGTTTCATCTTCCAATGCTGAAACCGCCTGCGCCTCGAACTGCGCACGATTGCGATTGCCCCATTCACATAAGGGCTGCAGCGCCAGCGCAAGCGTTCGTCCGAAATCGGTGATCGCGTATTCCACCCTCGGTGGAACCGTCATGAAGTCATGCCGCGTGAGGATGCCATCTTCGGTCATGCTGCGTAACTGCTGAATCAAGACTTTCTCGCTGATGCCGCTCACCAAACGCTTGAGCTCGCCGAAGCGCCGCGGCGACCCCTGCAGATAGAACAGCAGAATCGGCTTCCACTTCCCTCCAACGTAATGCAATGCCACGTCAAGACCACAAGTCGATTCCATGTCTTCGTCCTACTTACCTTTTGGTAGGTACTAGTATATCGGAAAGCTCCCGCCTACAATTGTTTTAAGCCGACAACGACTACGGCGATAGAACGCTAAATGTTGTCATACAGTCATATTCGATTGGGATGGTTTCAATTTCACAGGAGAACAGCATGTCAACTAACGAAGAGGTAATCAGGGAACTCTATGCCGTCGCAGAAGCCGCGAGCCTGAACGCGGAAAGGTTCGTCGACCTGTTCGCGTCAGACGGTTACTTCCTGGACATGGCTACAGGCCAAAAATGGACCGGCGCCGAGGTTCGCCAGCCGATCGAGGGTTTGGGATCCATCTTCCCAGACCTTCACCGTGAACTGCTGAAGGTCTATTCCGCAGCGGATGGCGTGGTCGTAGTTGAGCTCAGATTGCAGGGGACCCATGCAGGCGATTTCCCGACCCCGGGCGGCGTGCTGCGTGCCACGGGCAAGCGGTTCGACGTACCGTGCTGCGATGTGTTCGTCGTCGAGCAAGGAAAGGTAAAGTCCTTCCACTGCTATAACATGAGGTCCGTCTGGCTCAGCCAACTGGGCGATGGCAACGGCTGACTGCTGACACGCAAGCCTGACCGACGGGAAGCGGCTCACCCGAGCCGTCGAAGGCCGCAGGCGGTTCCTCCAGTATGCGTTCGACTTCAGACGGTTTCGCAGATTGAGCTATCCCAGCATAGCCATCCTGTGGCGCACGCACGAACGACCTATCAGGACATGAACCGTGTCACTGCCGCAACATGCCGTGCCATGCAAACTTCGTTGTTGTGCATCCCCAACCCCCTCCCGCCCCATCCCCGCAAAATGACCAATCAGTCATCCAAAGGGGCCCAGCATGTCCGCCGACCTATACCTAAGAATCGACACCGTAGCCGGCGAATCCGCCGACCGCGACCACCAAGGCTGGATCGAAGTAGACCATGTCTATTTCGGCGTGGCGCAGCCAAAAAGCGCCACCGCATCCTCCGCAGGCGGACACACCGCCGAGCGCTGCGAAATGGCCGACATCACCTTTTCGAAGCTGTCCGACATGTCCACGCCCTTGTTGCTCCAGCTGTGCGCCGCAGGCCGGACGGTACCCCGCGCCAAGTTCGAGTTCGTCCGCGCCGATGGCGGGCAGCCCGTCAAATATTTCGAGATCGAACTTGAAAATGTTCTGATCGCGCATGTATCGCCCAGTGTCAGTACTGGCT
Coding sequences:
- a CDS encoding response regulator transcription factor, with protein sequence MTLQKMIRILLVDDHPLVRDGLRARLEAVPAFDVVGEAGSAAEALEVARLRAPDLVLMDINMRGKNGIEATAEFRAQFPAIAVLILSMHDKQDYVAQAIAAGARGYVLKDAPGKDIVVAIETVMSGGIYYSAALAAQLARPANGPQEEALTAREQEVLRHIAAGESNKQIARALDLSVRTVETHRLNIKRKLGIEGQAELIRYAVQHAPEM
- a CDS encoding HDOD domain-containing protein; this encodes MSADQSSFPLAGLEAVANAQHQWVALALTPAPGPDAWQAVLRLLGYPDVGAALAPLDCIVTLDEPLRLLDEHMGALPPSRVVLRLPAAVLAEAPVRKRCTELVEQGYRIVVDGEPGVHGSQVGVRGVTADCAIGLPSALALMSLPGPHWARNVPGAARLAVCRAAGMTWFSGPYEREPMPEKGDGTARKRLLALLGLLARDADSRELETVLKQDPALSYHLLKLVNSAAFALSAPIHNFGQAINMLGRRQLQRWLQLLLYARQQDDSTANLLLPLAALRAAQMEALCKQQGGDRDRQDMAFVVGVFALLDVLLSMPMPEIVGALNLDADVASALIERSGPLGELLALVEQPVPEAERLAALGLTAEGFWLSQLQGYHWAIQVSRNL
- a CDS encoding EAL domain-containing protein; the protein is MPHPVTEFLGSSAAVCDAVLRLRGPALTAELGRIAAAVTHSPWGRYVPEGVTPGSAAPRGALVQEVAYEQHRFGRFEVAGRDDYGAVEREHLASLAGLAGSVLQVHERAQRTTHAYVQVEAQLQHQAQILDHLHESVITMDQSGFITSWNKGAERLFGYTSVEAVGRNILFLYDDEDPSFHDPFLEQGGRLMEVRRKKKSGEVFWASLSLSPLCDVDNRSMGLIAYLTDITERKEAEERIHHLAYYDALTHLPNRTLLTKLVDQAIAVAQRGGMQGCVLFVDLNRFKLINDALGRQAGDQLLLEVAQRFRQALREQDVVARLGGDEFAVGLFEIGQDLEASLVAQKLMAALAEPFIIDGHDLRVGASIGISVYPQDGTDAETLLRQADIAMYRAKQGMEADGVAFYSQDMNQGMHERMRIESGLRQALGNGQLLLHYQPKFSIQDGTIIGAEALVRWQHPERGMVPPAEFIPLAEATGLVVQVGEWVLEQACAQAQAWKRAGLRPIRLAVNVSAREFTQALPGRVQETLRRYGLEPSWLELEITESTLMHNIDRVIGIMDRITALGVALSLDDFGTGYSSLSYLKRFPIDTLKIDRSFTTGIPADANDCAIASTIISIAQQLKHRVIAEGVETVEQLAFLKSAGCNEVQGYLYSRPLPAAEFERAVREKWMAGVKAA
- a CDS encoding helix-turn-helix domain-containing protein; the protein is MESTCGLDVALHYVGGKWKPILLFYLQGSPRRFGELKRLVSGISEKVLIQQLRSMTEDGILTRHDFMTVPPRVEYAITDFGRTLALALQPLCEWGNRNRAQFEAQAVSALEDETSVE
- a CDS encoding nuclear transport factor 2 family protein, which gives rise to MSTNEEVIRELYAVAEAASLNAERFVDLFASDGYFLDMATGQKWTGAEVRQPIEGLGSIFPDLHRELLKVYSAADGVVVVELRLQGTHAGDFPTPGGVLRATGKRFDVPCCDVFVVEQGKVKSFHCYNMRSVWLSQLGDGNG
- a CDS encoding type VI secretion system tube protein Hcp; this encodes MSADLYLRIDTVAGESADRDHQGWIEVDHVYFGVAQPKSATASSAGGHTAERCEMADITFSKLSDMSTPLLLQLCAAGRTVPRAKFEFVRADGGQPVKYFEIELENVLIAHVSPSVSTGSILGESVGLKFSKVRWRYSRQKIGGGSAGNTTGGWDLSMNRIVP